From the Sphingobium sp. RAC03 genome, the window TAGCGTATCGAAGGATAAGCGCTACGCGGATGCTTCGATATGGGTCTTCGACTTCGCTCAGCCCCTACTCAGCACGAACGGGCATTGTAAGTACGAGGCGCCACTCAAGACAAGTCTCACCCCCCAAACCTTCTCCCCCACGGGGAGAAGGATACGCAGCCTTGGCGGCGCAGCCGCCTAGGCGAAGTTGGATGAGGGGGCTCGACGCGCCGACATCACCCTCCAAAACTCAAAGCCTAAGCATAGTGCCTGCTTGAACCCATATTTAAGTTAATTTCTCACAGAACGACCTGTACATACATAATTGGTATCAATTAACTTATCCGCCAAACTAGAATTCAAGGCGATGAGGACTACCCATTTGTCCAAACATTATCCATTTTGGTAATTTCGAAAGATATATATGAGCGCTCCTAGAACTGTTAACAGGTTCAGTAAACATCCTGCCAAAGTAGCCATCCCACTTTCTCTCCGCACGACTATAAGCGACCACACCCCCCAAAAATCCACGCGGACCAGGGTGATGACTGGTCAGAATATCTTCGTCTCTTTCACTAACAACTGCAATAGTTGGTGTCCATGTCCCTGTTCTTGGCCAGACCTCAAGAACAAATCCTGTAGGAACTTCGTGCAGCTTGTAACCGAAAGCCTGCGGCTCGACCTCGATAGCGTTGTTAATTCCAACAACCGCATCACTAACTTGCTTATCCCACTCATTATGTTGAAGATTGACGCATAGCCGGGTAGCCAATGCAGAGGGGATCAAAGTCGAATCAAAATCGCCCGAAAACAGACCTATTAATGGAAATGCTGAACCCTTTGTGCGCAAAGTCCGGTCGAGCGCGTAAGCAAGCTCCTCTTGGCAGGGCTCGCTCTTTAGACTGTTCTCGGTCACATAAATCGCCCAGGCTGCTACGTCAGGACTTTTTATCGCCACATCTATTTGGTCCCACAATCTACGTCCCGCAAGCAATTGCACCTTATCATATCCCACTTCCAAGCCTGCTTTGCCCAGTTTTGAGATTATATGATCAACGTCATTTTTCTCGTTATCTTTCCATGCATAAGTGAGCCATATTTTCATAAAACATACTCCAAATTCCAATTGGATATGTTTGATTACACCATTCATATGCATCGTCGACATCGTAGATGATCAGAGTTCCATATTTAATATTCTGTCGACGCAATCCTATTTGCTTTCACCCCTCGTCACCCCCCAACCCTCACCCCCGACCGCGTATAATCGATCCGTATCCGCACCCAGCTCCCCACCTGCGGCTTGCCATTCACGCGCGGGGGGCGGACCAGGAATTGCCAGGCGGCCAGCCGCACCGCGCGGGCATAGCCAGACCCCATCGGCGATTCGCCCAATATCTGGCAGTTTTCCACATGATAATGGTCGACCGTCTTGCACGCGACCAGGCCCCAGCCTTCGGGTGGCGCATTGGCGGGGATATAGGTGGACAATTCGCTATTGGTCGGCCGCCGATACCATTCGGCGTTGAACAATTGCACCCCGCCCGGCCCCTCGCCCGGCCCGGCGACCGCCGAACTATCCCCCTGTCCCGCCGCCGCGCCCTGCGCCGCCTTGGGCATATTGCCGATGTCCGCCGCCGCCATCTGGTCGCGGCTCATCGTCAGGAAGGGGAAGGGCGCGGGCGGTTCCTCGACCGGCTGCTCCGTCGGCCGGGGCGGGCGCACCACCGCCTCGGCCTGTTTGGGCGGGCTGGCCTCGTCCTGCTCGCGCTTCTCCGCCTTGGGCGCGCGCTTCTGCTCCTGCTCGGTCTTGGTCCCCGTCTCGACATCGAACGTCACCGGCAGCCGGTCCTCGACCTTTTTCGGCTCGAACGAGGGCGACAAGGTGAACAGCCCCAGCAGCAAGATGGCGTTCAGCACCAGCGCAAACGCGATACCGCCCGCGCGCTGCCGCAGCCTGGCCCAGGGAATGGAAGAAAATGTCAAACGCGCGAACCGAACCGAACAGGGGAGAAGGGGTCTTGCCCAGACGGTGCCGCCCCGTCAACGCCGTCGCACCAATTCGCGATGGCCGGTGCCCTTGCGTACAGTGGGGTGCGCGGTTCAGCACGGCACGCATCCGTCACCCACCCCCTCCCCCGTTCGCCCTGAGCCTGTCGAAGGGCCTTACTTCCTGAGGAGAAGTGAAGGGCTTCGACAAGCTCAGCCCGAACGGACGCGGGGTTTGCTCTCCCCGCAAAGCGTACATTGTCCCCCCCAAAGCGTACAATGCCCCCCACCCCAAAACCCCGCCACCACTGTCCGCCTCGCTGACCGTTTCACCCCGCCAAAATCGCTGGCGACCCGCAACGATCTCGGCTAGGTCGCCGCCATGCTCAACAGGCTCTATCAATGGACGCTGGCCAAGGCCGCCCATGCACATGCCGAACGCTGGCTGTTCGTCATTTCCTTCCTGGAATCGAGCTTCTTCCCCATCCCGCCGCACCCGCTGCTCGGCCTGATGTGCCTGGCCCGCCCCGAACGGGCGATCCGCTTCGGCCTCATCTGCACCATCGCTTCGGTGCTGGGCGGGATGCTGGGCTATGCGATCGGCTTCTTCCTCTACGAGACGGTCGGACAGCAATTGCTGAGCGCGCTCGGCCTCGCCGATAAATTCCCCGTCGCCGCCTGCTATCTGCGCGAATATGGCGCGGAGATCATCCTGATCAAAGGCGCGACCCCGATCCCGTTCAAGCTGATCACCATCACCGCGGGCTTCGTCGGCCTGCCTCTCTTCACCTTCTTCTGGGCCAGCGTCGTCAGCCGCGCCTTTCAGTTCATGCTGGTCGGCTTCCTGTTCTGGAAATTCGGACGGCCGATCAAAGCCTTCATCGAGAAACATCTCGGCTGGCTCTCCGCCCTGTTCCTGGTGCTGATCGTCGGCGGCTTCCTCGCCGCCTCGATGCTCACCGGCGGCGGGGAGAAGGGCGACACCTGCAGCCAGGCCACCATGACAACGATCGGCTGACCGCCCCGATGCGCGCCCTGTTCGACCGCCACCCAAGAAAATCCGCGCTGCTGGCGGGTCTCGCCTCCGCCACCGGCTTTGCCCCCCTGTCACTCTGGCCCGTCACGCTGCTCGCCCTCGCGCTGCTCATCCACCTGACCCAGAGCGCCCCCGACCGCCGTGCCGCCTTCACCTATGGCTGGCTGTTCGGCGTCGGCCAATTCACCCTCGCCCTCCACTGGATCGCCCACGCCTTCACCTTTCAGGACGCCATGCCCCATTGGCTCGGCTATGGCGGCGTGATCCTCCTCTCCCTCTACCTCGCCCTCTTCCCCGCACTGGCGACGTCAGGGGCGTGGTGGCTGTCCAACCTCGTCATCCCCGCGAAGGCGGGGACCCATCTCCCAACCTTCATCCGGGGGAAGGCGGCAGAGAAGACAGCCCGCCATCGCGGCAAGGATCAACCTTTAGGCACAGCCACCTTCCCCCTCCTCCTCGCCGCCCTCTGGATCGCCACCGAATATCTCCGCGCGACTCTCTTCACCGGCTTCGCCTGGAACCCGATCGGCATCATCCTGCTGCCCAGCGGCGCGGCCATCGCCGCGACCCTGATCGGCACCTACGGCCTCGGCGCCCTCGTCATCCTCGCCAGCGCCGCGTTGCTCCTGATCGCCCGGCGACAAGTGGCGGCCCCCGCCGCCCTCCTCGCCCCGCTCCTCCTCGCTGCGCTATGGGGCTGGCTCTCCCCCGCGCCCGCCACCCCGCCCGGCGCGCCGCGCATCCGCGTCGTCCAGCCCAATATCGGCCAGGACGAAAAATATTCGGTCGAGCGCGAATTTGCCAATTTCCGCAAGCTGACCGCCCTCACCGGCCCACCACGTCCCGCCCCGCGCCTCATCTTCTGGCCCGAAGCCGCCATCCCCGCCTATCTCGACATGGAGCCCGACTGGCGCGCCCGTCTCGCCGCCCTGCTCGGCCCCGGCGACCTGCTGCTGACCGGCGCGGACAAAGTCTATTTCAAACCCGTCGAGCAGGACGGCATCCTCGTCAACAAGCTGGCCGGGGCCAATAACAGCGTCTGGATCGTCACGCCCCAAGCCACGATCGCCGCCCGCTACAGCAAGGCGCATCTCGTCCCCTTCGGCGAATATCTGCCGCTGCGCTCGGTCCTCGAACCGATCGGCCTCTCGCGCCTCGTCCCCGGCGATGCCGACTTCTGGCCCGGCCCCGGCCCGCAAAGCCTGACGCTCCCCGCCACCACCGGCCGCCCCGCCCTCAGCATGGGCGTGCAAATCTGCTACGAGATCGTCTTCTCCGGCCAGGTGGTCGATCGCGCCAACCGCCCCGCCTTCCTCTTCAATCCCTCCAACGACGCCTGGTTCGGCCCCTGGGGTCCGGTCCAGCATCTCGCCCAAGCCCGCCTCCGCGCCCTGGAGGAAGGGCTGCCGATCATCCGCTCGACCCCCACCGGCGTCTCGGCGATCATCGACGCCCGTGGCCGCGTCGCCCACGCGCTGGGCCTCAACCGCGCCGGTTTCCTGGACTCCGGCCTGCCCCCACCGCTCCCGCCCACGCTCTTCGCACGGGTCGGCAATTGGGCACCCTTCGCCCTGATGCTGGCGCTCCTTGCCCTCGCCATTGCCATCCGCCCCAGCAGAAGCTAATAGGCACATAAACTATTCTTTATATCGTTTATCGGCCTAGCATCATACGGGAGTCCTATGCGCAACCAATTTCTCTTCACCTCGGAATCCGTGTCCGAAGGCCATCCCGACAAGGTCGCCGACCAGATTTCCGACGCCATCGTCGATCTCTTCCTGTCGAAAGACCCCGAAGCCCGCATCGCCTGCGAAACGCTGACCACGACCCAGCTCGTCGTCCTCGCGGGCGAAATCCGCTGCAAGGGCGTCTATGAAAATGGTGCCTGGGCGCCGGGTGCCAAAGAAGAGATCGAAGCCGCCGTCCGCGCGACGGTCAAGCGCATCGGCTATGAGCAGGACGGTTTCCACTGGCAGACCTTCCGCTTCGAAAACAACCTTCACGGCCAGTCCGCCCACATCGCCCAGGGCGTCGATGAAAGCGGCAACAAGGATGAAGGCGCTGGCGATCAGGGCATCATGTTCGGCTATGCGTCGGACGAAACCCCCGACCTCATGCCCGCCACTCTCTATTACAGCCACAAGATCCTCGAACGCCTCGCCCATGATCGCCACAATAAGGTGGTCGATTTCTTGGAGCCGGACGCCAAGAGCCAGGTGACGCTCGAATATATCGATGAAAAGCCGGTCCGCGCCACCGCGCTGGTCGTCTCGACCCAACATGCCCAGGGCATGGACAATGACGACAGCCGCGCCAAGCTGCGCGCCTATGTCAAGGGCGTGATGACCGAAATCCTGCCCGACGGCTGGATGCCCGACGACGCCAGCATCTATGTCAATCCGACCGGCCTGTTCGAAATCGGCGGCCCTGACGGCGACGCTGGCCTGACCGGCCGCAAGATCATCGTCGACACCTATGGCGGCGCGTCGCCCCACGGCGGCGGCGCGTTTTCGGGCAAAGACCCCACGAAGGTCGATCGCTCGGCCGCCTATATCACCCGCTACCTCGCCAAGAACATCGTCGCCGCCGGTCTCGCCCGCCGCTGCACGATCCAATTGAGCTACGCCATCGGCGTCGCCGAACCGCTCTCGCTCTATGTCGACCTGCATGGCACCGGCACAGTAGAAGCCTCGGCGATCGAAGCGGTCCTCCCGACCCTCGTCCGCCTGACGCCCAAGGGCATCCGCACGCATCTCGGCCTCAACAAGCCCATCTACCAAAAGACCGCCGCCTATGGCCACTTCGGCCGCACGCCCGAAGGCGACTTCTTCCCCTGGGAAAAGACCGACCTGGTCGAAGCGCTTAAGGCCGCGCTCTGACCCTTAGAGTCATCCCTAGATACTCCGTTCGTGCTGAGTAGGGACTGAGCTTGTCGAAGGCCCGTATCGAAGCATCTGGCGCAGCGCCCGATCCTTCGATACGCCATTTCGACTTCGCTCAATGGCTACTCAGGACGAACGGATTGGGGATTATAGCCGGGCTCTAAGCAACCGGCCACCAACGACAAAAAGGGCGCGGGACCAACCCCCGCGCCCTTTTGCTTATCAGCTCAAAAACAAACTCACCAAATCCGCAGACGAAATCCCCGCCGACCGCAAAAAGCCCTGATAAAAATCGCACCCCTCGCGCGCCAGCAGGTCGAGCTGCTGCTCGGTCTCCACCCCTTCGGCGATGACCTTCAGCCCCAGCGACTTGGCCATATGGATGACCCCGCGCACGATGATCCGGTCGCGCGCCGTCCCGGCAATATCCTGCGCCAGCCCGCTGTCGATCTTGAGATAATCGAGCGGCAGGTTCTTCAAATAGGCGAGGCTCGAATAGCCCGTCCCGAAATCGTCGATCGCCACCGCCAGCCCCTCGGCCCGCAGCGCCCGCAGCAGCGCCGACGCCGCGCCGATATCCTCGATCAGCCCGCTCTCGGTAATCTCGACCGTCAGCCGCGATCTTGGGAAACCGCTGCCATCGACCATCCGCAGCAATTCGCTCATGAAACTGGGCTGGGCGATATCCGCCGCGGTCACATTGATCGACAGCCGCAGCGCCGACAGCGCCCGTGGCCAGGCCGCCGCCTGCCGCAACGCCTCCGCCTGGATATGCGCCGACAGCGGCAGCATATAGTCTGATCGTTCGGCCGTCGCGAACAATATGCCCGCGCCCAGCGGCCCATAATGGGGGTGGTTCCACCGCGCCAGCGCCTCGACCCCGCTGATCTGCGCCGAATGGACCGGATATTGCGGCTGGAACACGATGCCGATTTCGCCCCGGTCCAGCGCCAGCCGCAGGTCGGTCTCCAGCCGGTCGGCATCGACCTGACGGCTCTGCTTGTCGGCGGACAGGATGCGAATGCCCTCGCCGCCCGCCTGCCGCGCATCGGCCAGCGCCGTGCCCGCCCGGCGCAGCATCAGCGTCGCATCATCGTCGCTCCGCGCCTGCGCAATGCCACAGCGCGCGATCAGGCGAATGAGATGATCCCCCGCGCTGAACGGCCGCCCGATCGCGCCGATCAACTGCCGCGCCAGGAAGGTCGCCCGGTCGCCGCCCGCCGCCTCGCCGGTCAGCCCGACCAGAAATTCCGTCCCCGCAATCCGCGCCACCATCGCGCCCGGCGCGACATCATCGACCAGCCGCTCGATCCGCCGTGCGATCCGCCCCAGCAACGCATCACCCACCACCTGGCCATAGGCGGCATTCATCCGCTCGAACTGGCTGATCGACAGCAGCAGCACCGTCGTCGGCAATCCCTGCCGCTGCTCCAGCCACGCCAGCGCCGCCTGCCGCGATCGCACCCCGGTCAGATAATCGCGCGACGCACTCTCGCGCTCATGCCCCTCCGACAGCCATTCGACATCGGCCGCGACCAGCCCCTCTTCGACCCGCACATGATGGACCAGCCGATCGCCGGGGCGTCCAGGCAGGCCATGCGCCAGCGCGTCGGGCGTCCCGCTGCGCAGCATCGCCCGCACCGCCACCAGCACCGCCCGCCGCTCCCCGCGCGGCAGTCGCCGCACCAGGGAAGCAGGCGTCACCAGCGCGTCGCCCAGCCCCAGATGCGCCATCAGCCCGGCGCTCAGCCGCAGCCGCCCGTCGCGCTCCAATTGCCAGTAAAGCGCATCGCCCCGGCGGATACGCTGCGCCCGCTGGCTATGCTTGGCACCGCCGCCCAGCCGTTCGACCAGCCGATGCGCCGATGCCAGCACCGCGCGCAATCCCGCATCGCCAAAGGGGGCCAGCAGGAAATGCGTCGCCCCTGCCTCCATCAGCGCGGGCACCCGCGCCTCGTCACTCCCGTCGATCAGCACGATCAACGCGCCGCCGCCCGCCTCCATCGCCGGGACCAAAGGCGCCATCAAGCGCGCGGCATCGCCACCCTGGCGCATATCGACCAGCGCCACCTGCGCCTCGCTGCGCAAAAAGCGCTGCGGCGCATCGCCCGGCCGCCGCGCGCCGATCGCGCGCCACCCCGCCAGCCGCGCCGCATGGCACAGCCCGTCGCGGTCGCCCGGTGACAGGATGAACAGGCTGCGCTGGCCGTCTGCGGCACTTTCTCCGCTCACTATATTCGTCCCCCGGCGCCGCGCATCGAAACGGCTTAACAGCAATGCGTTACCGACCTCTTGCCCCCGCTGCAACCGGGGCGCTTGCGCCGCTCCTGCCCATCGCCTACCTATCCCCCATGCTTCCGGCTCCCCTCCCGCGCGCGCCGCTGACCGACGGCCTTGGTCGCCGGATCAGCTATCTGCGCATTTCGGTGACGGATCGCTGCGACCTTCGCTGCCGCTATTGCATGGCGGAAAAGATGCAGTTCCTCCCCAAGAATCAGGTGCTGACCCTCGAAGAAATCGCGCTGCTCGCTGACCTGTTCATCGCGCGCGGCATCACCCGCATTCGCCTGACCGGGGGCGAACCGCTGGTGCGCCGCGACATTGGCGATCTGGTGCGGCGGATCGGGCGGCATCTGGGCAACGGGCTGGACGAACTCACCCTCACCACCAACGGCACCCGCCTCGCCGATCATGCCGCGACGCTGGTCGATGCCGGGGTCAGCCGTATCAATGTCAGCCTCGACAGCCGCGACCCCGCGCGCTTTGCCCATGTGACGCGCGGCGGCGACATCGCCACCGTCCTGCACGGCATCAGGACCGCCCGCGACGCAGGCCTCGCGATCAAGATCAACATGGTCGCGCTCAAGGATTTCAACGAGGATGAAATCCTCCCCATGCTGCGCTGGTGCGATGCGGAAGGGCTGGACCTCACCCTCATCGAAACCATGCCGCTGGGCGACACCGGCGAAGACCGCACCGATCGCTATCTCCCGCTGACGCAGGTCGCCGCCGCGATCGACGCCGCGCACCCGCTGACGCCCGTACCCGACCGCACCGGCGGTCCCGCCCGCTATCACCGCGTCGATGGCCTGGGCGCCCGGCTCGGCCTCATCACCCCGCTCACCCAGAATTTCTGCGCCGATTGCAACCGCATCCGCATGACCTGCGAGGGCAAGATCTTCATGTGCCTGGGGCATGAGGATCATGTGGATTTCAAGGCCGCGCTGCGCGACGGTGGCCTCGACGCGGTCGAACCGCTGATCGACCGCGCGCTCCGCCTGAAGCCCGCCCGCCACGATTTCCGCATCGGCGCAGGCGAAACCGGCCCCGCCACCCGTCGCCACATGAGCGTCACCGGCGGATGATCGACGAACCCCGGCGCGCCCTCGTCGCGTCCCCTACCCAGGCCGCCAGAGCCGCCGAGGAGCGGCTCCGCGCCGCCTATGACTTCGTGCCCATCGAGCAGGCGGACATGGTCATCGCGCTAGGCGGCGACGGCTATATGCTGCAAACCCTCCACGCCATGCTGGAGGCGCGGCGGATCGTCCCCGTCTTCGGCATGAACCTGGGGACCGTCGGCTTCCTGATGAACGAATGGCGGCTCGAACGGCTCGACCAGCGGCTGGAAAAGGCCAAGAGCTTCAAGGTCCACCCGCTACGCATGGTCGTCGACACCGTCGATGGCGAACAATTTTCCATCCCCGCCATCAACGAAGTCTCGCTGCTGCGCGAAACCCGCCAGACCGCCAAGTTGGAGGTGCAGGTCAACGGCCGCGCCGTCCTGCCGGAACTGGTGTGCGACGGCGTGCTGGTCGCCACCCCGGCCGGGTCCACCGCCTACAACCTCTCCGCCCATGGCCCCATCCTGCCACTGGGGTCGGGCCTGGTCGCGCTGACCCCAATCAGCCCCTTCCGCCCCCGTCGCTGGCGCGGCGCGATCCTGCCCGAAAACACCGTCATCCGCTTCACCGTGCTCGATCCGGTCAAGCGCCCGGTCAGCGCCGTCGCCGACCAGCGTGAAGTGCGCGACGTCGCCCAGGTCGAGGTCCGCATCGACCGCGCGACCCCCTTGACCCTGCTGTTCGACCCCGAACATACGCTGGACGACCGCATCGCCGCCGAGCAATTCATCGCCTGATCGCAAGCCAAAAAAATCATCAGATTAACGCTTGCCATTCCGCAAAACCCGCTGCTATAGGCGCGCTCTGCCCGGTGAGAGCCGGGCTGCTCCCTGATAGCTCAGCGGTAGAGCATTCGACTGTTAATCGAATGGCCGTAGGTTCGAATCCTACTCAGGGAGCCAACATCCTTCTCTTACGAAGGATCAGCCAGCGTCAGCCACCTGGCCATTGTCACCCCCCGACGTCGCAATCAATCGTGCCCGCAACCAGGACAGCCCCCGGTCCGCCGCCCGCGCGCTGTGAAACTGCATCATCTCGCGCATCGACGGCAACGGGAATGGCGGCTCACACACGATCAGCGATAATTGTGGGGCCAGTTCGCGCGCCAGCCGCTCATGCATCAACGCCAGCCGCGTCGTGCCGGGCAGCATCCAGGGCACCTGGGTAAAGGCCGCGCAGATGATCTCGATCCGCCGCTGCCGCCCCTGATCGCGCAGCACATCGTCGATAAACGTCCCGTCCCGCGACACGCTCACCACGATATGCCCGCTATTGTAAAAGGTGTCGGCATCCAGCGGCTGGTGCAGCACCGGGTTGTTGGCGCACCCCACAACCACATGCCGTTCCTCGAACACCAGTTCGCGCGGATGTATGGGACTGAGATATTTTTCCGGCGAGATGATCAGGTCGATATCGCCATCGTCCAGCCGTTCCAAAATGTCCGATCGCGGCAGCGTGATCTCGATCTGCACCCCCGGCGCTTCCGCCTGCAATGATCGCAACGCCGGACCGAGCAGGACGGTCGTGATATAGTCCGACGCAACGATCCGAAACCGCCGCCGCGACTGCGCCGGGTCGAAATGCATCCCGCTCGCCAAGATGCCGCGCAGATTCAGCACCGCCGCCGCGACATGGGGCGCGAGCGACAGCGCGCCCGGCGTCGGCACCATCCGCTTGCCATGCTGCACCAATATGTCGTCGGAAAAAGCCTCGCGCAGCCGCTTCAACGCCGCGCTCATCGCCGATTGCGTCAGGTTCAGCCGCTCCGCCGCCCGCGTCACGCCGCGCTCCTGAATGAGCACGTCGAAGGCGATCAGCAAGTTCAGATCAAATTGGTCGAGCCGCATCCATCAATCCTATTTGTGGAACTGCATTGAAACAAATCGTTATGATAATTTTACCGAACTTGCCACAGGTCAATGCGAAGGCGCTGCCCGATACGACGCGCCGCATGGGAGGATATCATGAAAACATTGCTTCTGGCCGGAACCGCCGCCATCCTGACGTTCGGCATCGCACAGAGCGCCTCGGCCCAACAAGCCGATGTCGCGGTGCAGGACAGCGCCGAACCCGCTAATGACGGCCTCGCCGACATCGTCGTCACTGCCCAGCGCCGCACGGAGTCGCTGCAGCGCGCCGCGCTTGCCGTATCGGCCGTGACCGGTGACGATCTCGCCAAGTCGGGCATCACCGAAACCGCCAATCTCGGCAAACTGGTCCCCTCGCTGGTCGTCCAGCCGACCGGCGGCACGACCAGCTTCTTCCTGCGCGGCGTCGGTACCAGTTCGCAGAACAGCTTTTCCGAAAATGCCATCGCCTTCAACTTCAACGGCGTCTATGTCGGCCGCCCGACGGCGCCTGCCGGCGTCTTCTACGATCTGGAGCGCGTCGAAGTGGTCAAGGGACCGCAGGGCACGCTCTATGGCCGCAACGCCACCGGCGGCGCCATCAACGTGCTGCCGAAGAAGCCTGAACTCGGCAAATTCGGGGCCGAAGGCCTGTTCGAATATGGCAATTATGACAGCAAGAAGGGCTTTCTCGCCCTTAACGTGCCGATCGGCGACACCGTCGCCCTGCGCGTCGCTGGCCAGATCGTCGATCGCGACGGCTATATTTCGGACGGCTATGACGACGACAAGGGCGAAGCCGTCCGCGCCTCGCTGCTGATCGAACCGTCCGACATGTGGTCGATGACACTGGTCGTCGACTATTATCGCCAGCATGGCAAGGGGGCCGGTGCCGTCCTGCTGCCCAGCGCCGCCTTCGCCGTGCCGGACCTCGAAGATCGCGTCAGCGTGTCCGACCCGCGCGCCCAGGCCGCGATTGCAGGCTATGCCGCCACCATCTTCGCGCCGCCCTTCTGCGGTGGCTTTGGCGGTTTCGTGCGCAGCGGCTGCGTCGCGCAAGCAGGATCCGACGGCTTCCTCGACAATAAATTCTACGGCCTCAGCGCCACGATCGTCGGCGACATGGGCTTCGGCACGCTGACCGTCATTCCCGCCTACCGTAAGTCGGACGTGAAGTTCCGCACCTATCTGCCGGGCTTTGCAGGCGATTTCACCGATCTCGCCGAACAAGCCTCGCTCGAAGTCCGCTTGTCGTCGAAGGAAGATCAGCGGCTGCGCTATGTCTTGGGTGCCTTCTACTTCGGCGAAAACCAGGAAACCGAAAACTTCTTCCGCCAGGGCAATATCTCGACCACCCGCTTCACGCCTCGGCTCGACACCGAAAGCGTCGCCGCCTTCGGTCAGCTGACCTTCGACGTGACCGATGCGTTGCGCCTGGTCGCTGGCGGTCGCTACACTCGCGAAGACAAGCGGCAGTTGACCTCGACGGCTGCGGGCGGCCTGCCCGGCCCGATCAACCCGCCGCTCAGCGCACCCTTCACCGGCGACCTGAATTTCGAGAAATTCACTTGGAAGGCCGGCGTGGAGTTTGACGCAGGCCCGGCCTCGCTCGTCTACGCCAATGTCGCGACCGGCTTCAAATCGGGTGGTTTCTTCGTCGCCCAGCCGCCAAACAACACCTTCGCGCCCGAAACGCTGACCGCCTATACGGTCGGTGCCAAGAACCGCTTTTTCGACAACAAGCTGCAGCTGAACTTCGAAGCCTTCTACTGGGACTATAAGGATCAGCAGATCACCTTCGTCGGCGGCGTGCCCACCGGCAACGGCCTGTTTGCGCAGGGTTCGACCACGGTCAATGCGGGCAAGTCAAAAATCTACGGTGCCGAATTCGAAGCCCGCTTCGCCCCCAGCCGCAACGATCTGTTCAACCTCAATGTCCAGTTCCTCAAGGGCAAATATGACGAGCTGGTCACCGCCAACTTCTCGCCCACCGGCGCGCCGGTGACGACGGGTTGCACCACGCTGGGCAGCCGCCTTGCCAATCCCGGCGTCAACGGCGCGCGCTTCTACGACATCGACTGTTCGGGCAAGCCCACCGCCAATGCGCCGAAATGGGCGATCAATGTCGGTTATGAGCGGACCTTCCCCCTGTCGGACGCGCTGTCGCTGGTCGCGGGCGCGCGCGCCAATATCGAATCCAGCCGCTACATGAACACCAACTATCGCGAGGAAGAAAAGCAGGACGGCTTCATGATGGCGGATGCCTTCCTGACGCTCGACAGCCGCGGTGGCTGGAACATCACCGGCTTCATCAACAACATCACCGACAAGGAAGTGCTGGCCCGCGCCGGCACCCGGCCGATCCTCGACTTCCCGGTCGGCACCCTGCGTCCGCCGCGCACCTATGGCGTCCGCCTCGGGTTCGACTTCTGATGCACGCGCGTCTCTCCCGGCTGGCCCTTGCGGCATTGATGGCGACCTCTCCCGCCTTCGCGCAGCCTGGGCCTGCCGGGGGAGACGCTTTCGTCACGCTCGGCACGATGGGCGGCCCGGTCCCCAGCCGGGACCGGTCGCAGCCCGCCAATGCGCTGACGCATGACGGGCGCGTCTATCTGGTCGATGCGGGCGACGGCACGGTTCAGCAACTGGCGCGGGCAGGCATCCTCCTGCCTGCGGTCAAGGCCGTGTTCCTCAGCCACCTCCATGTCGATCACACCGGCGGCCTGTCGGCGGTGCTCGGCTTGCGCAACCAGAC encodes:
- a CDS encoding TonB-dependent receptor, translating into MKTLLLAGTAAILTFGIAQSASAQQADVAVQDSAEPANDGLADIVVTAQRRTESLQRAALAVSAVTGDDLAKSGITETANLGKLVPSLVVQPTGGTTSFFLRGVGTSSQNSFSENAIAFNFNGVYVGRPTAPAGVFYDLERVEVVKGPQGTLYGRNATGGAINVLPKKPELGKFGAEGLFEYGNYDSKKGFLALNVPIGDTVALRVAGQIVDRDGYISDGYDDDKGEAVRASLLIEPSDMWSMTLVVDYYRQHGKGAGAVLLPSAAFAVPDLEDRVSVSDPRAQAAIAGYAATIFAPPFCGGFGGFVRSGCVAQAGSDGFLDNKFYGLSATIVGDMGFGTLTVIPAYRKSDVKFRTYLPGFAGDFTDLAEQASLEVRLSSKEDQRLRYVLGAFYFGENQETENFFRQGNISTTRFTPRLDTESVAAFGQLTFDVTDALRLVAGGRYTREDKRQLTSTAAGGLPGPINPPLSAPFTGDLNFEKFTWKAGVEFDAGPASLVYANVATGFKSGGFFVAQPPNNTFAPETLTAYTVGAKNRFFDNKLQLNFEAFYWDYKDQQITFVGGVPTGNGLFAQGSTTVNAGKSKIYGAEFEARFAPSRNDLFNLNVQFLKGKYDELVTANFSPTGAPVTTGCTTLGSRLANPGVNGARFYDIDCSGKPTANAPKWAINVGYERTFPLSDALSLVAGARANIESSRYMNTNYREEEKQDGFMMADAFLTLDSRGGWNITGFINNITDKEVLARAGTRPILDFPVGTLRPPRTYGVRLGFDF